GAACGTACTGTCACGATCCCTGCAGCAGAAGCATATGGAGAGTACAATGAGGAACTTGTCCAGCCGATCGAGATCAGCAAGCTTAACGAGATGGGGATCGAACCTGAAGTCGGGATGGCACTTTACACCCAGCACGGGCAGGTAACAGTAGCAAAAATGAATGAGACACATGCATTCATCGATTACAACCACCATCTTGCAGGAAAGACACTTGTCTTTAAGATAACACTGGTGTCTATCGGACAGCAATAAAACAATCATCAAAAAAACAAAAACGGATCAAGGATGGAAAAAGAAGAAAAGATCGTAGCAGTCCTGCTGGTGATGGCCATCCTGTCACTGGCAGTAGCTTATTTTACATACCTCCCCGGAGAGCTGACAGGTGATATTCAGCCACTGACAGATTCATCCGGACTGGGAGAGAAGGTGTTCGTGGAAGGAGAGGTCTTAAGCAAACGTCTCACATACACCGGAGACCACCTCATTCTTGAAGTTGGTCACAGCACTCAACCCATAACTGTTTTCATACCTAACAACAAGGGAGCCGAAGAGATGAACGAAAAGATCTCCAGAGGCGATCAGGTACATGTTAAAGGCATACTGGACGAATATGAAGGAGAACTTGAGATCATCGTCCAGAAGGAAAAGGATGTCCGGGTAGCCTGAATAAGAAAGCAGGTGCCACAAACACATAACGGTAACAATATAAGTGAAAAGGGCGTTTTCTAAAAGTATGAAAGCGTGTATCATGTGTGGGGGAGAAGGCACACGACTTCGTCCTTTGACCTTTGACAGACCAAAGCCAAGCATACCAATTATGAACAAGCCATCCGTTGTTCATCTTATAGAGCACCTTGCAAAAGAAGGGTTCAATGAGATCGTAATAACTATCGGATACATGGCTGAAAAGATAGAAGAAAGCCTTGG
This genomic stretch from Methanococcoides sp. LMO-2 harbors:
- a CDS encoding OB-fold nucleic acid binding domain-containing protein; translation: MEKEEKIVAVLLVMAILSLAVAYFTYLPGELTGDIQPLTDSSGLGEKVFVEGEVLSKRLTYTGDHLILEVGHSTQPITVFIPNNKGAEEMNEKISRGDQVHVKGILDEYEGELEIIVQKEKDVRVA